A single Sulfurimonas aquatica DNA region contains:
- a CDS encoding 30S ribosomal protein S1: MAFDNESFEEEENFAEMFAASEKQQETSRIVEGEIVEIQMEDNRALVGVGDKLEGILSLDEIRGEDGELIFANGDKIKVMVMGYYNERPKISYKKVLEQEKTIEFIDANKDDFEELIIEGIITKKNRGGYVVEADTVSFFMPRSLAAFKDTDEVVGRKIKAQVVKIDPAENSIIVSRRKLFNEERKKKKEIIDQLMADDVVVEGAIKKITSYGMFVDVGGVDGLVHYNEISYKGPVNPSKLYKEGDIVTVKAISYDKDKRHLSLSIKAVQPDPWAEVESELDEGDTITVTVSNIEAYGVFVDLGNDIEGFLHISEITWNKNVKNPNDYLTVGEEIDVEVIEINSKTHKLRVSLKRLLPKPFDEFLKNYNEGDIVTGTVTSLTDFGAFVRIDGVEGLLHNQDISWDKNTKAKDVLKSGDEVEVKIAKINSEDQKISLNRKTLLESPIDKFATNNKVNTVVTGTIRDIKDFGVFVSLEDGVDALIRDEDLAPLVKEELEAGQEIEAAIANIDTQRDRIRLSVKKLDYIKNQEMLEEINDNESHSLGDLIKDKFQ, encoded by the coding sequence ATGGCGTTCGATAACGAATCATTTGAAGAAGAAGAAAATTTTGCGGAGATGTTTGCTGCTAGTGAAAAGCAACAAGAAACAAGTCGTATTGTAGAAGGCGAGATAGTTGAAATCCAGATGGAAGACAACAGAGCTTTAGTAGGTGTTGGTGATAAGCTTGAAGGTATTTTAAGTCTTGATGAGATCCGTGGTGAAGATGGTGAATTAATATTTGCTAATGGTGATAAGATTAAAGTAATGGTTATGGGATACTATAATGAGCGTCCTAAAATATCTTACAAAAAAGTTTTAGAGCAAGAAAAAACTATTGAGTTTATTGATGCTAATAAAGATGATTTTGAAGAGTTAATTATTGAAGGTATTATTACTAAAAAGAACCGTGGTGGTTATGTAGTCGAAGCTGATACAGTTTCTTTCTTTATGCCACGTTCTCTAGCAGCATTTAAAGATACTGATGAAGTTGTTGGTCGTAAAATCAAAGCACAAGTTGTGAAGATTGATCCAGCTGAAAACTCTATAATAGTTTCTCGTAGAAAACTTTTCAATGAAGAGCGTAAAAAGAAAAAAGAGATCATCGATCAACTTATGGCAGATGATGTTGTTGTTGAAGGTGCTATTAAAAAAATCACTAGCTACGGTATGTTTGTAGATGTTGGTGGTGTTGATGGTCTTGTTCACTATAATGAAATAAGCTATAAAGGTCCAGTTAATCCATCTAAACTTTACAAAGAGGGTGATATAGTAACTGTTAAGGCAATATCTTACGATAAAGATAAGCGCCATCTTTCACTTTCAATCAAAGCAGTTCAACCAGATCCATGGGCTGAAGTTGAGTCTGAATTAGATGAAGGCGATACTATTACTGTAACTGTTTCAAATATAGAAGCATACGGTGTATTTGTTGATCTTGGAAATGATATTGAAGGTTTCTTACATATATCAGAGATTACTTGGAACAAAAATGTTAAAAATCCAAATGATTATTTAACTGTAGGTGAAGAAATTGATGTTGAAGTTATTGAAATTAACTCTAAAACACATAAGCTTCGTGTTTCACTTAAGAGATTATTACCAAAACCATTTGATGAGTTCTTAAAGAACTACAATGAAGGTGACATAGTTACTGGTACTGTAACTTCACTTACTGACTTTGGTGCATTTGTTCGTATTGATGGTGTTGAAGGTCTTTTACATAACCAAGATATCTCATGGGATAAAAATACAAAAGCAAAAGATGTTTTAAAATCAGGTGATGAAGTTGAAGTTAAAATTGCTAAAATCAACTCTGAAGATCAAAAAATATCTTTAAATCGTAAAACTCTTTTAGAGTCACCAATAGATAAGTTTGCAACAAATAACAAAGTTAACACTGTTGTAACTGGTACTATCCGTGATATCAAAGACTTCGGTGTTTTTGTATCTTTAGAAGATGGCGTTGACGCGCTTATTCGTGATGAAGATTTAGCTCCACTTGTAAAAGAAGAGCTAGAAGCTGGTCAAGAAATTGAAGCAGCAATCGCTAACATAGATACACAACGTGATCGTATCCGTCTATCTGTTAAAAAATTAGATTACATTAAAAATCAAGAAATGCTTGAAGAAATTAATGATAATGAATCACACTCTTTAGGTGATTTAATAAAAGATAAATTTCAATAA